Proteins from a genomic interval of Oreochromis aureus strain Israel breed Guangdong linkage group 6, ZZ_aureus, whole genome shotgun sequence:
- the LOC120440462 gene encoding sterile alpha motif domain-containing protein 3-like isoform X2: MDYELASPGVLCSLSTEELLTKIQEWGLDVTEAEAQRFRDNEVDGDTVDCGLTETMVAYLFQGSFKKQVKFNQFVSRMKESSVTLTLQTVSPEDWQPSTSSTSISNENTLRLPASFEIPRFPKNLQLKLDNKEPCHKNPRDRHTIIRVLYEAVAQYTMYPTNSEYVQAVKTLVMKYPFLKDREGNGYGPCVQGEDLLSIDAHLKVLQCQYQRMQPDTMVVHNRMQQTFAWRQKEIADGMPVEDVLKKYPFLGMPTGLCNELGWIQPTTGNVSQRFREGLSCVAAKVIDLTRGKTPLYQLYLDAREEALTDDLPDLDTRAALLFLPYVFKEKLDLFVILGEVHPKTPYPTVQLLQEDWKPVFSRSAPNIVKLDGSEVCRTSCIFEGIISSFCLYFVFNLAYPKHLKNTLIFLQKYIVKIDEGEDQPLPITVTRQINLLY, encoded by the exons ATGGATTACGAACTTGCAAGTCCTGGTGTGCTCTGTTCACTTTCAACCGAGGAACTCTTAACAAAAATACAAGAGTGGGGCTTAGATGTCACCGAAGCTGAAGCTCAGCGTTTCAGAG ACAATGAGGTTGATGGTGACACAGTTGACTGCGGTCTTACTGAGACTATGGTTGCATACCTTTTCCAAGGATCCTTCAAAAAGCAGGTTAAATTCAACCAATTTGTGTCAAGGATGAAGGAATCTTCAGTGACGCTGACTCTACAGACTGTCTCTCCAGAAGACTGGCAACCATCTACTTCGTCAACTTCAATAAG CAATGAAAATACTTTGAGACTGCCAGCCTCTTTTGAAATTCCAAGATTTCCCAAAAATCTGCAACTAAAACTGGACAACAAAGAACCGTGCCATAAAAATCCAAGGGACAGACACACAATAATCAGAGTTCTATATGAAGCTGTGGCACAGTATACTAT GTATCCCACAAATTCTGAATATGTGCAAGCTGTGAAGACGCTGGTAATGAAGTACCCTTTCCTCAAGGATCGTGAAGGAAATGGTTAT GGACCATGTGTCCAAGGAGAGGATTTATTATCCATAGACGCCCACTTAAAGGTCTTACAGTGCCAATATCAGAGGATGCAACCCGATACCATGGTGGTTCATAACCGTATGCAGCAAACGTTTGCTTGGCGGCAAAAAGAGATTGCAGATGGTATGCCTGTGGAGGATGTGTTGAAGAAGTACCCCTTCTTAGGGATGCCTACTGGT CTGTGCAACGAACTCGGGTGGATCCAACCAACAACGGGTAATGTAAGCCAGCGATTTCGTGAAGGGCTCTCATGTGTTGCAGCAAAGGTGATTGACCTTACACGAGGGAAAACCCCACTCTACCAGCTCTACCTTGATGCAAGAGAGGAGGCTCTCACTGATGACCTACCag aTCTTGACACAAGGGCTGCACTTTTATTCCTGCCATATGTCTTCAAGGAGAAACTGGATCTCTTTGTCATACTTGGAGAG GTTCATCCTAAAACCCCCTATCCAACTGTTCAGCTACTTCAAGAAGACTGGAAACCAGTGTTCTCCAGAAGCGCTCCAAACATTGTGAAGTTGGATGGCAGTGAAGTGTGCAGAACCTCGTGTATTTTTGAAGGAATCATCTCTTCCTTCTGCTTGTATTTTGTCTTCAACCTTGCTTACCCAAAACATCTGAAGAACACCCTGATTTTTCTCCAAAAGTACATTGTGAAAATAGATGAGGGTGAGGACCAGCCTCTGCCAATCACAGTGACCAGACAAATAAATCTTCTGTATTGA
- the LOC120440462 gene encoding sterile alpha motif domain-containing protein 3-like isoform X1 — protein sequence MDYELASPGVLCSLSTEELLTKIQEWGLDVTEAEAQRFRDNEVDGDTVDCGLTETMVAYLFQGSFKKQVKFNQFVSRMKESSVTLTLQTVSPEDWQPSTSSTSISNENTLRLPASFEIPRFPKNLQLKLDNKEPCHKNPRDRHTIIRVLYEAVAQYTMYPTNSEYVQAVKTLVMKYPFLKDREGNGYHTWHMSLRRKFKSERAPLVDSEAVRRCKEKFGSTRRGQPNKCQRTSQRNVCQGPCVQGEDLLSIDAHLKVLQCQYQRMQPDTMVVHNRMQQTFAWRQKEIADGMPVEDVLKKYPFLGMPTGLCNELGWIQPTTGNVSQRFREGLSCVAAKVIDLTRGKTPLYQLYLDAREEALTDDLPDLDTRAALLFLPYVFKEKLDLFVILGEVHPKTPYPTVQLLQEDWKPVFSRSAPNIVKLDGSEVCRTSCIFEGIISSFCLYFVFNLAYPKHLKNTLIFLQKYIVKIDEGEDQPLPITVTRQINLLY from the exons ATGGATTACGAACTTGCAAGTCCTGGTGTGCTCTGTTCACTTTCAACCGAGGAACTCTTAACAAAAATACAAGAGTGGGGCTTAGATGTCACCGAAGCTGAAGCTCAGCGTTTCAGAG ACAATGAGGTTGATGGTGACACAGTTGACTGCGGTCTTACTGAGACTATGGTTGCATACCTTTTCCAAGGATCCTTCAAAAAGCAGGTTAAATTCAACCAATTTGTGTCAAGGATGAAGGAATCTTCAGTGACGCTGACTCTACAGACTGTCTCTCCAGAAGACTGGCAACCATCTACTTCGTCAACTTCAATAAG CAATGAAAATACTTTGAGACTGCCAGCCTCTTTTGAAATTCCAAGATTTCCCAAAAATCTGCAACTAAAACTGGACAACAAAGAACCGTGCCATAAAAATCCAAGGGACAGACACACAATAATCAGAGTTCTATATGAAGCTGTGGCACAGTATACTAT GTATCCCACAAATTCTGAATATGTGCAAGCTGTGAAGACGCTGGTAATGAAGTACCCTTTCCTCAAGGATCGTGAAGGAAATGGTTAT CACACATGGCATATGTCTTTGAGACGTAAATTCAAATCTGAGCGGGCACCACTAGTCGACAGTGAGGCAGTGAGGCGTTGTAAGGAGAAGTTTGGTTCTACGAGGAGAGGGCAGCCTAATAAATGTCAACGAACAAGTCAGAGAAATGTTTGTCAG GGACCATGTGTCCAAGGAGAGGATTTATTATCCATAGACGCCCACTTAAAGGTCTTACAGTGCCAATATCAGAGGATGCAACCCGATACCATGGTGGTTCATAACCGTATGCAGCAAACGTTTGCTTGGCGGCAAAAAGAGATTGCAGATGGTATGCCTGTGGAGGATGTGTTGAAGAAGTACCCCTTCTTAGGGATGCCTACTGGT CTGTGCAACGAACTCGGGTGGATCCAACCAACAACGGGTAATGTAAGCCAGCGATTTCGTGAAGGGCTCTCATGTGTTGCAGCAAAGGTGATTGACCTTACACGAGGGAAAACCCCACTCTACCAGCTCTACCTTGATGCAAGAGAGGAGGCTCTCACTGATGACCTACCag aTCTTGACACAAGGGCTGCACTTTTATTCCTGCCATATGTCTTCAAGGAGAAACTGGATCTCTTTGTCATACTTGGAGAG GTTCATCCTAAAACCCCCTATCCAACTGTTCAGCTACTTCAAGAAGACTGGAAACCAGTGTTCTCCAGAAGCGCTCCAAACATTGTGAAGTTGGATGGCAGTGAAGTGTGCAGAACCTCGTGTATTTTTGAAGGAATCATCTCTTCCTTCTGCTTGTATTTTGTCTTCAACCTTGCTTACCCAAAACATCTGAAGAACACCCTGATTTTTCTCCAAAAGTACATTGTGAAAATAGATGAGGGTGAGGACCAGCCTCTGCCAATCACAGTGACCAGACAAATAAATCTTCTGTATTGA